A window of the Loxodonta africana isolate mLoxAfr1 chromosome 3, mLoxAfr1.hap2, whole genome shotgun sequence genome harbors these coding sequences:
- the TCHHL1 gene encoding LOW QUALITY PROTEIN: trichohyalin-like protein 1 (The sequence of the model RefSeq protein was modified relative to this genomic sequence to represent the inferred CDS: inserted 1 base in 1 codon; substituted 2 bases at 2 genomic stop codons) produces MPRLLRSVLCVIETFHKYAREDGDGVTLTHRELKQLLQGEFGDILQPHVMHAVEKNVNLLDIGSDGTIRFDQFVLATCNLLNHCYLDIQSLNSEPRQAPKPEKENPGDVDPQATSRSGQLTEETPPTQDKVVLPSGMAPSSQLNPEEREPVEHNRVDPQEDSKTHNLPGEASEHNDSKNQHLEGDEQIQEVAQHVQTAGDNGAQLETNKEMVTSKQTSSPTEVEGQDKEIPREAEKPAGEQSHTKARDQLGEQEGNXGTQSSPAKETAQRPSEDHKVATEKGIKEHSKTQEPSLQAENESSSEQADLPEKAAEGKQSPTQKLTDPEDEGRISETQEPGKDASDADRTPPETKITAEPGDDGRISETQELRAQEQETKDMPVQGDGKNISETHYVTTERKLGRGPETHGTTWQKGSKRKTQTPALEVQTQEGMYQELQGPSKERDTAKGTETQDLGSEGTDQSHTEIEGAAALGDVRYIEKGREALVGSKNAPVAEGTAGARERTQESAPLESQSVGKKRRITKTQDKSTKEDDSYQGEDPVPPTTQNDEGFFKTPNSLAPEEGDSSLETGDLPAQRDSQSQVDPPGESVQGGCNNDPDAQKQAGSGEKYRAQEAVVLAVRXEAEQLTDEQEQFLRGEHKSWGSGTKGPDPDVEVNGLPEAQQSTAGGDNGKSVKAEIPGALDADYDDQPSVMQQPAKGDSRKKLKVQGPGTKGEKGGESKTQETPLKSLNEDNSASSETHIEEPATSKEEDENPQELAEGDDQQHSTKKGGYSSAPLPGLEERMQRDQQPYTVEKDLVHPSPSYTYLQEKIPQQIDITHEECQNQAQPAQASGPELSTDQSRASLTSEVSNCLTIFYHSQALRRYTRELSPDEAPADPQQTSALXALEDKQGHPQREEPVPQREASTAKQ; encoded by the exons ATGCCTCGGCTCCTGAGAAGTGTCCTCTGCGTAATTGAGACGTTCCACAAGTACGCCAGGGAGGATGGTGACGGGGTGACACTGACCCACAGAGAGCTGAAACAACTCCTCCAGGGCGAGTTTGGGGACATCCTTCAG CCACATGTCATGCATGCTGTGGAGAAAAACGTGAACCTTCTGGATATTGGCAGTGATGGCACCATCCGTTTTGATCAATTTGTCCTTGCAACCTGTAACTTGTTGAACCACTGTTATCTTGACATTCAGTCATTAAATTCGGAACCAAGACAGGCACCTAaaccagagaaggaaaacccagGTGATGTGGATCCTCAGGCAACCAGCAGAAGTGGTCAGCTGACAGAGGAAACTCCACCTACTCAAGATAAAGTGGTGCTTCCTTCAGGAATGGCACCATCATCTCAGCTCAACCCTGAAGAAAGGGAACCGGTTGAACACAATAGGGTGGACCCACAGGAAGACTCCAAGACTCATAATCTGCCAGGAGAAGCATCAGAGCACAATGACTCTAAGAACCAACACCTGGAAGGAGATGAACAGATTCAAGAAGTAGCCCAGCATGTACAAACAGCAGGGGACAATGGGGCCCAGCTTGAGACAAACAAGGAAATGGTAACATCAAAACAGACCAGCAGTCCCACAGAGGTGGAGGGGCAGGATAAGGAGATTCCCAGGGAGGCAGAAAAACCAGCCGGGGAACAAAGTCACACCAAAGCAAGAGACCAGTTGGGAGAACAGGAAGGGA TGGGAACCCAGAGTTCTCCAGCAAAAGAAACAGCACAGAGGCCATCTGAAGACCATAAAGTTGCAACAGAAAAGGGTATTAAAGAACACTCTAAAACACAAGAACCATCTCTGCAAGCAGAAAATGAGTCCAGTTCAGAGCAGGCTGATCTGCCAGAAAAAGCTGCTGAAGGTAAACAATCTCCGACTCAGAAATTAACTGATCCTGAGGATGAAGGTAGAATATCTGAGACTCAAGAACCAGGAAAAGATGCCA GTGATGCTGATAGGACACCACCAGAgacaaagattacagctgagcCTGGTGATGATGGTAGAATATCTGAGACCCAAGAACTACGAGCACAAGAACAAGAAACAAAGGACATGCCAGTCCAAGGCGATGGcaaaaatatttcagaaacacACTATGTTACAACTGAAAGGAAACTGGGGAGAGGCCCTGAGACCCATGGAACAACATGGCAGAAAGGAAGTAAGAGAAAAACTCAGACACCAGCCCTGGAAGTCCAAACACAGGAGGGGATGTATCAGGAACTCCAGGGACCATCAAAAGAAAGAGATACTGCAAAAGGGACTGAGACACAAGACCTAGGCTCAGAAGGAACAGATCAGAGTCATACTGAAATTGAAGGAGCAGCAGCCCTAGGAGATGTAAGATACATTGAGAAAGGCAGAGAAGCACTTGTGGGCAGCAAAAATGCCCCTGTGGCAGAAGGGACAGCAGGAGCAAGGGAAAGAACACAGGAGTCAGCACCACTTGAGAGCCAGTCTGTAGGAAAAAAGAGGAGAATCACCAAGACTCAAGATAAGTCAACCAAGGAGGATGACAGTTACCAGGGGGAAGACCCTGTGCCACCAACCACACAGAATGATGAAGGGTTCTTTAAAACTCCCAACAGTCTTGCTCCAGAGGAAGGTGACAGCAGCTTGGAGACAGGTGACCTGCCTGCACAAAGGGATTCCCAGAGTCAGGTAGACCCACCGGGAGAGTCTGTGCAAGGAGGCTGCAATAATGACCCAGATGCCCAGAAGCAGGCAGGGTCAGGTGAGAAATACAGAGCTCAGGAAGCAGTGGTGCTGGCAGTCAGGTGAGAGGCTGAGCAGCTCACAGATGAACAGGAACAGTTTCTCAGAGGAGAACACAAGAGTTGGGGCTCAGGAACCAAAGGGCCGGACCCAGATGTGGAGGTTAATGGACTCCCAGAGGCACAGCAATCCACAGCAGGAGGTGATAATGGAAAGTCCGTGAAGGCTGAGATCCCAGGAGCCCTTGATGCAGACTACGATGACCAACCTTCTGTAATGCAACAGCCTGCAAAGGGAGACAGCAGGAAAAAACTGAAGGTGCAGGGCCCAGGCACCAAAGGAGAGAAAGGTGGAGAATCAAAGACCCAGGAAACGCCATTAAAAAGTCTGAATGAGGACAATTCAGCTTCCTCTGAGACACACATTGAGGAGCCTGCAACATCGAAGGAGGAGGATGAAAATCCCCAGGAGCTGGCAGAAGGTGATGACCAACAACATTCAACCAAGAAAGGGGGTTATTCTTCAGCCCCCCTGCCAGGCCTTGAAGAAAGGATGCAGAGGGACCAACAGCCCTATACTGTGGAGAAGGATTTAGTCCATCCCAGCCCATCATATACGTATCTGCAGGAGAAAATTCCACAGCAAATAGACATAACCCACGAGGAGTGCCAAAACCAAGCTCAGCCAGCCCAGGCATCAGGCCCAGAGCTCAGCACCGACCAGTCAAGGGCATCCCTCACCAGTGAGGTCTCCAACTGTCTTACCATTTTTTACCACAGCCAAGCATTACGACGGTATACCAGGGAACTTTCACCTGATGAGGCTCCTGCTGATCCACAACAGACATCAGCTCTCTAGGCCCTGGAAGACAAGCAGGGTCACCCTCAAAGAGAGGAACCAGTACCACAAAGGGAAGCAAGCACCGCAAAGCAATGA